In Elusimicrobiota bacterium, one DNA window encodes the following:
- a CDS encoding TatD family hydrolase, protein MIDTHAHLADDKILPQISDVLTRAKENGVCSVICMCDSEEEYSLATSQVLPPANERGIRIRFALGAHPHNAGKTVLSELDSFVSTHVKDTDVVAIGEIGLDYHYLLSPAAIQESVFLHQLNLAQQHNLPVIIHSRDAMEPTLSVLKKCSAVRGVFHCFSGDLNAMEQVLGLGFYISIPGTVTFKVKHGKHSDVVDVAQAAPLDRLVVETDCPYLAPVPHRGEVNEPSFVKHTLEFIAGLRKMDPHELDEVTTQNAERLFSRAG, encoded by the coding sequence TTGATTGACACCCACGCGCATCTTGCCGATGACAAAATATTACCGCAAATAAGCGATGTTCTTACCCGTGCAAAAGAGAATGGCGTTTGTTCTGTTATCTGTATGTGTGATTCAGAAGAAGAATATTCCTTGGCAACCTCTCAAGTCTTACCCCCTGCGAATGAACGCGGGATACGTATACGGTTCGCGCTTGGCGCGCATCCGCATAACGCCGGGAAAACTGTTTTATCTGAACTTGACAGTTTTGTGTCTACTCACGTGAAAGATACGGATGTTGTAGCAATTGGAGAAATCGGGCTGGATTATCATTACCTTTTATCCCCCGCTGCAATACAGGAATCTGTATTTCTGCATCAGTTAAACCTTGCGCAACAACATAATTTACCGGTAATCATACATTCACGTGATGCTATGGAACCAACATTATCGGTATTAAAAAAATGCTCCGCAGTACGCGGCGTATTTCATTGTTTCTCCGGGGATCTCAACGCAATGGAACAGGTACTGGGGCTTGGGTTTTATATCTCAATCCCCGGGACGGTAACGTTTAAAGTAAAACACGGGAAACACAGTGATGTAGTTGACGTTGCACAGGCAGCACCGCTTGACCGGCTGGTAGTAGAAACCGATTGCCCATACCTCGCGCCGGTGCCGCACCGGGGAGAAGTTAATGAACCGTCGTTTGTGAAACATACACTTGAATTTATTGCAGGATTACGTAAGATGGACCCGCATGAACTCGATGAAGTAACAACACAAAACGCGGAAAGGTTATTTAGCCGTGCCGGGTAA
- the rnhB gene encoding ribonuclease HII — MPGNQRFIVGIDEAGRGPCIGPLVITAYVIPTTKIDTLKKLGVQDSKKLSSLKREYLYPKLLKLSAKCYTKKVLPKEIDSFGLTSLCLSAITELLLKVHKSSLRISCLYIDSLGALAKKLFCQYIHSEVFDKTGYSYDIVYEPKADDTYPVVSAASVIAKVTRDREIIKLHKVVGYDFGSGYPNKKTESFIASYFRETGALPYGTRRKWRNVQAIIQKP, encoded by the coding sequence GTGCCGGGTAATCAACGGTTTATCGTTGGGATTGACGAAGCCGGCCGTGGGCCGTGTATCGGTCCATTGGTGATAACTGCGTATGTAATACCCACAACAAAAATTGATACACTCAAGAAGTTAGGTGTGCAGGATAGCAAAAAACTTTCGTCTCTAAAACGTGAGTATTTGTACCCAAAATTATTGAAACTATCGGCAAAGTGCTACACAAAAAAAGTTTTACCCAAAGAAATTGATTCTTTTGGCCTTACATCATTATGTTTATCCGCGATCACAGAGTTGTTGTTGAAAGTCCATAAATCCAGCCTACGGATTTCATGTTTATACATTGATTCACTTGGCGCACTGGCAAAAAAACTGTTTTGCCAATATATACACTCTGAAGTGTTCGACAAAACCGGGTATTCCTACGATATTGTGTACGAGCCCAAAGCGGACGACACGTACCCCGTAGTATCCGCAGCGTCGGTTATCGCAAAAGTTACCCGGGACCGTGAGATTATAAAACTCCACAAAGTTGTTGGCTACGATTTTGGCAGCGGGTATCCCAACAAAAAAACGGAATCGTTCATTGCGTCGTACTTCCGCGAAACCGGCGCGCTACCCTACGGCACCCGGCGTAAATGGCGGAATGTACAGGCGATTATACAAAAACCGTAG
- the leuC gene encoding 3-isopropylmalate dehydratase large subunit yields MGQTITQKILAAHFGVKQANPGEFIEAKVDLALGNDITAPLAVQEFRKVGAQKVFDRKRVVLVMDHFTPNKDIKSAEQCKFLRDFAREQKLLHFYDTGRCGIEHALLPEQGLVAPGELVIGADSHTCTYGAIGAVSTGVGSTDLAAVMATGKIWLRVPEAIKVVFSGKLNKWVTGKDLILYLIGKIGVDGANYCTLEFHGDTVKQLSMASRLTICNMVIEAGAKNGIFYVDNTTTAFLKDKVLRKYKVYTSDPDAKYKTVVDIDVTKVFPQVSFPHLPENAKDVRSIKKVYVDQVVIGSCTNGLIEDLRIAAKILTGKKVNPNVRVIIFPATPAVWMQAMKEGLLKTFMTAGATVSTPTCGPCLGGHMGILAGGERCAATTNRNFVGRMGSTKSEVYLVNPAVAAATAVKGYIVHPDKVL; encoded by the coding sequence ATGGGACAAACAATTACACAAAAAATATTGGCTGCGCATTTCGGGGTGAAACAAGCCAACCCCGGCGAGTTTATTGAAGCAAAAGTCGATCTCGCATTGGGTAATGATATCACTGCACCGTTGGCGGTACAGGAATTCCGTAAAGTCGGCGCACAAAAAGTCTTTGACCGTAAACGCGTAGTACTCGTGATGGACCATTTTACGCCGAACAAAGATATTAAATCCGCGGAACAATGCAAGTTCCTCCGTGACTTCGCGAGAGAACAAAAATTGTTACATTTTTATGATACCGGCCGGTGCGGGATCGAGCACGCGTTGTTGCCCGAACAAGGGTTGGTAGCGCCGGGCGAGCTTGTTATTGGCGCAGATTCGCATACCTGTACATACGGCGCAATCGGTGCGGTCTCCACGGGTGTTGGCTCAACTGATCTTGCAGCAGTTATGGCAACCGGCAAAATATGGTTACGCGTACCGGAAGCGATTAAAGTGGTGTTCTCCGGCAAGCTCAACAAATGGGTCACCGGTAAAGATTTAATATTGTACCTCATCGGTAAAATCGGGGTAGACGGCGCGAATTATTGCACGTTAGAATTCCATGGAGATACCGTAAAACAGTTGTCTATGGCAAGCCGGTTGACTATTTGCAACATGGTAATCGAAGCCGGCGCGAAAAACGGGATTTTTTATGTGGATAACACTACAACTGCGTTTTTAAAGGATAAAGTTTTGCGGAAATATAAAGTGTACACCAGCGATCCGGACGCGAAATACAAAACCGTTGTTGATATTGACGTTACAAAAGTATTTCCGCAAGTGTCCTTCCCCCATTTACCGGAGAATGCAAAGGACGTGCGGAGTATTAAAAAAGTTTATGTCGACCAAGTGGTTATCGGCAGCTGTACCAACGGGTTGATTGAAGATTTACGGATTGCAGCAAAAATCTTAACCGGGAAAAAGGTTAACCCTAATGTCAGGGTAATAATTTTCCCAGCAACACCGGCGGTATGGATGCAGGCGATGAAGGAAGGTTTACTAAAAACCTTTATGACAGCCGGCGCAACAGTTTCTACGCCAACCTGCGGGCCGTGTTTAGGCGGGCACATGGGTATTTTAGCGGGTGGAGAACGCTGTGCTGCAACAACCAACCGTAACTTCGTTGGGCGTATGGGCAGTACTAAGAGCGAGGTGTATTTAGTAAACCCCGCGGTTGCCGCTGCGACTGCGGTTAAAGGGTATATCGTACATCCGGACAAAGTTTTATAA
- a CDS encoding PilZ domain-containing protein: MPEQEKPSNRRLAERVDTQRNKIDVEIYKADDKMYHNTGLMANISVSGVAVRLRDDIELKTRLILKFTLPPHNEFIMLGTVLHKFSPSANEQGFVYGISFSRSETLQKDRLRRVFEAQTKPKVIS, translated from the coding sequence ATGCCTGAACAAGAAAAGCCTTCAAACCGGCGGCTAGCAGAAAGAGTTGATACCCAGCGTAATAAGATTGACGTTGAAATCTATAAAGCGGATGACAAAATGTATCATAATACCGGTTTAATGGCAAACATCAGTGTATCAGGTGTAGCGGTACGGTTACGTGATGATATTGAGTTAAAGACAAGGTTGATCCTAAAATTTACCTTACCCCCGCATAACGAATTTATAATGCTTGGGACGGTACTCCATAAATTTTCGCCAAGCGCGAATGAACAGGGTTTTGTTTACGGTATATCATTCAGCCGGTCGGAGACACTGCAGAAAGACCGGTTACGCCGCGTATTTGAAGCACAAACAAAACCAAAGGTGATATCATGA
- a CDS encoding fibronectin type III domain-containing protein, producing MKNILVLILLLFNISYPGLMMTPLFAATENTGEPVFTLSGLAKLENLQVKSLDNIKLTWSPPTTEPLNYFVYRSTSILGPWINLTKKPVKTTKFTDYFYKENRLYYYRVQAINKEDVAFALSDPSAAKISTFKSGLSYMSTAYREKTPTRGLNVDFLFSYYIGRIFGETRNQFSDFLEPQLFAPSGLLLLNTDIKMVMETERTFWFNWAIGYRYTYIFTSPRGSSTVAFRIGEQSDVTASGYVAVSKQIGYNWIHLGLSKGNEDKIFPLLSEFLKTRTDWVHRDLALYAGFETRQIPWVRFRVEGVHPLDHPLQPWLIYTNLGQLFGISFEFAYLNYFDGYGTSYEIFGFFSYRFTFFPQVK from the coding sequence ATGAAAAATATTTTGGTACTAATATTACTACTTTTTAATATTTCCTATCCAGGTTTGATGATGACTCCGTTATTCGCCGCAACTGAAAATACTGGTGAACCCGTGTTCACACTTTCGGGATTAGCAAAACTTGAAAACCTGCAGGTAAAATCTTTGGATAACATCAAACTCACATGGTCACCGCCAACAACGGAACCATTAAACTATTTTGTTTACCGCAGCACATCAATCCTTGGCCCATGGATTAATCTCACTAAAAAACCTGTCAAAACAACTAAGTTCACTGATTATTTTTATAAAGAAAATAGGTTATATTATTATCGTGTCCAGGCGATTAATAAGGAAGATGTTGCGTTTGCGTTATCCGACCCGTCAGCCGCAAAAATATCAACTTTTAAGTCCGGATTATCGTATATGTCCACCGCCTACCGCGAGAAAACACCAACCCGCGGGTTAAACGTAGACTTTTTATTTTCCTACTACATCGGCCGTATCTTTGGTGAAACACGTAATCAGTTCAGCGATTTTCTGGAACCCCAGCTTTTTGCGCCATCCGGATTATTATTATTGAATACCGACATAAAAATGGTAATGGAAACCGAACGCACGTTTTGGTTTAACTGGGCAATCGGGTACCGTTATACCTATATATTTACCAGCCCGCGGGGATCGTCAACCGTGGCGTTCCGTATCGGTGAACAATCCGATGTTACCGCCAGCGGATACGTTGCGGTAAGTAAACAGATCGGGTACAATTGGATACATCTTGGGCTAAGCAAGGGTAATGAAGATAAAATTTTTCCATTACTCTCAGAATTCCTGAAAACCCGCACAGATTGGGTCCACCGTGACCTCGCGTTGTATGCCGGATTTGAAACCCGGCAGATACCCTGGGTAAGGTTCCGTGTGGAAGGCGTACATCCGCTTGACCATCCGTTACAACCCTGGCTTATATATACCAACCTTGGGCAATTGTTTGGGATAAGTTTTGAATTTGCATACCTCAACTATTTTGACGGGTATGGTACGAGTTACGAAATATTCGGGTTCTTTTCTTACCGGTTCACTTTTTTCCCGCAGGTAAAATAA
- a CDS encoding 3-isopropylmalate dehydratase small subunit has translation MSIQGKVFKYRDNVNTDEIIPARYLNSSDAKELARHCMEDIDAEFVKTVKPGDIIVAGANFGCGSSREHAPVAIKAAGVALVIAESYARIFYRNAINIGLPIMVAPGIVNAVKTGDTVKIDLSTGEIINLAGNIKIQAQPFPEFMTKIINSGGLMGYVKNALTKPA, from the coding sequence ATGAGTATTCAAGGGAAAGTGTTTAAGTATAGAGACAACGTTAATACCGACGAAATCATACCTGCGCGGTACCTCAACTCTTCCGACGCGAAAGAGTTAGCGCGGCATTGTATGGAAGACATTGACGCTGAGTTCGTAAAAACAGTGAAACCCGGAGACATTATTGTCGCCGGCGCGAACTTTGGCTGTGGCTCCTCGAGAGAACACGCGCCAGTAGCAATCAAAGCAGCAGGGGTTGCGCTGGTAATCGCAGAATCATACGCGCGCATATTTTACCGTAACGCCATTAATATAGGATTACCTATTATGGTGGCACCGGGGATCGTAAATGCGGTTAAGACCGGCGATACGGTTAAGATAGACTTATCTACAGGCGAGATTATTAATCTCGCTGGAAATATTAAAATTCAAGCTCAACCTTTCCCGGAGTTTATGACAAAAATAATTAATTCCGGCGGGTTAATGGGTTACGTAAAAAACGCGTTAACCAAACCTGCATAA